A window from Pseudomonas sp. Tri1 encodes these proteins:
- the sctW gene encoding type III secretion system gatekeeper subunit SctW — MILPPISLGGRAAQARLNTEKAAEHPQPPIEAETGLDDGATAAVAQRLVQISDELSAALTQFRGRRLFEQKSEGLTDTFERVLEDDTVPKARQVLSLARLADKPVTWLLQMARQLFPDDSDLALVLRALLRRRTLEARTRQRLETLLQTVIAQGSPKRMNAGINAALKARLFGAAMAVRAGLLRETYRDFLESDDGPLSCYQDWIALYGPAQRKGVLAFIEAALLTDISAQDPSCSRAEFGQLLARVIDLKRLRSADELFIGALLGDALICRHNPDESDWLVFLFGVLTYPDELDQLLLGVLGEGVLLSAHRERSMLLQTVRRLSLQLPSPLFADEDAPLRLAAQFTRLADVAYAHECIDQRRAGGHP; from the coding sequence ATGATCCTGCCGCCGATCTCCCTGGGTGGCCGAGCGGCCCAGGCCCGGCTGAATACCGAGAAGGCCGCCGAACATCCGCAGCCGCCGATAGAGGCCGAGACAGGGCTGGATGACGGCGCGACGGCGGCGGTGGCGCAGCGCCTCGTGCAGATCAGCGATGAGTTGTCAGCGGCGCTGACGCAATTTCGTGGCCGGCGCTTGTTCGAGCAAAAGTCCGAGGGGCTGACCGATACCTTCGAGCGCGTGCTGGAGGACGATACCGTGCCCAAGGCGCGGCAGGTACTGAGCCTGGCGCGGCTGGCGGATAAACCCGTCACCTGGTTGCTGCAAATGGCGCGACAACTGTTCCCCGATGACAGCGACCTGGCGCTGGTGCTGCGGGCGTTGTTGCGCCGAAGGACATTGGAAGCGCGCACACGGCAGCGACTCGAAACGCTCTTGCAGACGGTGATTGCCCAAGGCTCTCCCAAGCGTATGAACGCCGGGATCAACGCCGCGCTCAAGGCCAGGCTGTTCGGTGCGGCCATGGCGGTGCGTGCCGGGCTGTTGCGCGAGACTTACCGGGATTTCCTCGAGTCCGACGACGGTCCGCTCAGTTGTTACCAGGACTGGATTGCCCTGTACGGCCCGGCACAACGCAAGGGGGTGTTGGCCTTCATCGAAGCCGCGCTACTGACCGATATCAGCGCCCAGGACCCCAGTTGCTCGCGCGCCGAGTTCGGCCAACTGCTGGCCCGGGTGATCGACCTCAAACGCCTGCGCTCAGCCGATGAGTTGTTTATAGGCGCACTGCTCGGCGATGCGCTCATCTGCCGGCACAACCCCGATGAGTCCGACTGGCTGGTGTTCCTGTTCGGCGTGTTGACCTACCCCGATGAACTCGACCAGCTGTTACTCGGGGTGTTGGGGGAGGGTGTGCTGCTCAGTGCCCACCGTGAGCGTTCGATGCTGCTCCAGACCGTGCGCCGGCTCAGCCTGCAATTGCCATCGCCCCTGTTTGCCGACGAAGACGCGCCGTTGCGCCTGGCCGCACAGTTCACCCGCCTGGCAGACGTTGCCTATGCCCACGAATGCATCGACCAGCGCCGCGCCGGCGGCCATCCATGA